DNA sequence from the Paramormyrops kingsleyae isolate MSU_618 chromosome 14, PKINGS_0.4, whole genome shotgun sequence genome:
TACTGTTCTCAGTTCTTGTTTGAAGTTCTTGGTTggaaatgtatataaatatggttcttctgtgtgcctgtgtacatATTTAGCCAAAAAGTAGCAATTATGGTCCTGTTAGAGCACTGACACCAAACCCAGAATTGGAGTGGACAGATCAGCAAATTCCAGGAGAAGTCACAGATGACCCAGATACCATTTGATTTGTGATATATGCTCAACGTGCCTTTTTCTGAGGCCGTATATTGTTGCAGAAACTTAAGCTGTATTATTTTCTGCTTGTGCTCTTTTCTTGTGGTTTTTCGTTGGCCTTTTCGATTCAGAACAAAAAGCAGAATGACCTGTTAGCGGCAGCGGCGATCGTGGCTGGATCGTCAGTTTCCCCTCGGAGCTCTGAGGCCCACGGTGAGACGCCTTCTCACTCGGGTGCGAGGGACCTGCCCCCCCGTCATGTCCCAGGAGAACAGGGTGAGTGTCCTCAACGGGCTCTAGGACCTGTACAGTGAGAGCTCACATTTTTCTGGTGAAGTGCTATGCTCTTTTATCATTGTTGTTTACACCATTTCTGCTATTTAATCATCAGACAGGTTACATTAAATCAATTTGACCCCCACTATTTTGCTACATACAAGTGTATGTTCCGTGAAGGTACATTTGAAATGGATCATTTTGATCACCAAGCAGTTAAGTAGCTGAGTATTATTTCTCTGTCTAACATGGTTACATGGTTTTGGTTTAACTTCCTGAACACCTGCTGCTCATATTAGACACAAACCATTCAGATGTAGAGTTTCACTACTGAGTGCATATAATGCTTTGCAAAGTAAATATGAGTGTCTAGAATTAGCAGCTTAATATCTCAAGATATGATGTAATCTGGTAGGCTTAAAATATTCTTAGATATCCagataataaaattattaataatgtaTAATGTCTGTAGAAATGGGCCAAACTTTctaagaagccccccccccccctcgcttgTTGTGAACGTTGTGATACAATGTATGTCCCTTGTGTTGCTGCTTGTTCAAGTTCCTGTGACGTTGGGGGGTACTGGTGATGGCGACCCCTGCCAGTTCCCCTTCCTGTTTTTGGGGAGGGAGTACTCTGACTGCACTGCCGATGGCCGTAGCGACGGGCGGCTCTGGTGTGCTACCACCTACGACTATGACCACGACAGGAAATGGGGCTTTTGTGAAAGTACGACTTCCGATCTCTGCGCCGAAGTATCGAGGCAAAGGCGATAACTCCTGAAGAAAGTTTTAGCCGCATACTGTTCATAAGAAATTGGAGGAGGCTGGGACTCGAACCAACTACCATGCACTACATTGCCACCTTTTTTTGAAGGTTTTTTCAGTTGCATATATTAGATATGAATGTTCTGTTGTAAATCCAGTTACTGCTTCGCTGTGACATTAGCTGCCGGCCCTTTCATGCGGGTACACGGCCTTGCTGATGGAGATGAAGTGTTACCTTGGTGATTCTGTGCTGCAGGCATGCTTACCGAGTGCCCTGTTTGCCCACAGCCCAGGAGCAGGCAGAGCAGCGACTCCGGGTGGCGGAGGCAGAAGAGGTCTACCAGGAGGCCCAGAGGATCATCGACAGGAGCAGCCAGGGGAAGGAGTGCGTGACctatgacctctgacctcaggcctgtGCAGGCTGCCCCTCACGGGGGTGTGAATGCCTTGCCGGGTAGCCTCCTCTGTCTGATAAGCATGCAGCATCTACCTTGGCATGTTTTTGGGGGGCATTTCTGTGTGTGCAGTCAAGTTTACTGTCACTATATCATTTGATACTGTTAGTGTTTAGACCTCAAAGCCTCTCATGCTGTGCTGTGGCTAATTAGAGCATGCCGTTTCTAAATTGCTGAACCTCCTGCCGTTACGCTCTGTGTTTGATTCCCATTCAGCTATCAAAGATTTAAGTTTAACTAGGATCGCAGTGCACGTAACTGTAGTTTACTTGGGGTTGGGGTAAAATTTAGCAATTTGACAGCGTGAGAAATCAGTAGTATTCAAAGGCaaactttttaaaatggatactgaTTTAGCTCTTTCCTCTCTAGAGGGTATGAGATGTTGGTGAAGGCGGCCCACATGGGCCACACCAAGGCCACAGAGAAGGTGGCCTCCACCATGTTGCTTGGGGAATACTTGGTGCAGAACATCTCGCAGGCAAAGGTCATGTTTGAGAAGCTGGTCCTGGAGGGTTCCCCCAAAGCCCAAATGGTATGCTGCGCTTTATAACTGCTGCTTAATGTTTACTGTTTTCTCTGGGTAGTTAGATAGTTGACTAGTTTGCTAGACCCACTTAGaactagggttgcaaaggggcagaaaatttctggaaacttTCCAGAAACATTCGATTCCATGGGAAGTTATGCTGGGGAAGCTTTCCATGGAAATTTAATGGGAATATATAGGAATTAACAGGACAGTTCCCAGAATTTTGCAGCCCTACTAGTCCAAAAATGCACCTCTGTTGTTATATTTTTGGCTACTTTCATGAACTTTCCTGGTCTTCCTCCATTTCATTCACTCCTTTAGGCTCTTGGGTTTATGTATGCTGCTGGTCTAGGGGTCAACTCCAGCCAGTCAAAGGTATGATGACCTTTCCAGCTTCGTAGATGCCGTAAACGTGATGAATGTCAGTCTTGCCTGGTAACTGCTTGTATTTCAGGCTCTGGTCTACTACACCTTCGCAGCCTTGGGTGGGAACCTCGCAGCCCACATGGCTCTGGTGAGTTTGTCTCCTATGTAACACTGTGGTCTGTGGACCAGCCTCAAACTGTGGTAGCACTTCTGTCAGTAAGTCTGATGACCCATTGCTTTGGCATTTGGCTCTTTGAGCCTAATGGGTGGCATCAGGGTCCGGTTGGCACcaatggaatagtcttcctgctagtgtagcacaagctaaaaccctgggttcctttcaATCAGAGCAAGATaggattttaacaactctgagctattagttaagttctccccaaacgagcttgatgggtcgAATGGCCCTCTTTCAATTTTGTAAATTCCTTATGTTCAGTCTTTCCCCCTGACCATTTTGTAGGGGTACAGATACTGGGCAGGGGTCGGGGTGCCCCAGAACTGTGAATCTGCCTTGACGCACTACAGTGAAGTGGCGAGACACGGTGAGAAGCCCCACATGCTGCCAGGTCCGCAGCACTGGTACAGCTGGCAGCTTTAAATGGATCTGTGACATTCTGAAGCTGAGTGCTGCATGGTGCTCCTTAGTCATGTGCAGTGATGCGACAAGGGTTTGTGTGCTGCTGCCTCTTTATAAACTTGTAAACCTAAGTCCTGCTGTGTTCATGTACTGCGTGTTGTGTGTCCGTGTCTTCAGTGGCTAGTGAGGTGTCTCTGACCGGTGGCAGAGCAGTGCAGCGGATTCGTTTCTTGGATGAGCTGGACCAGCCTGGGACATCCAGCGGGATGGAGGAGGACCTTGTCCAGTACTACGAGTACCTGGCAGAGAAGGGGGATGTGCAGGCCCAGGTGTGTGAAATGTTCTTGGTTAATTCTCCCTCACACCACTCAGAAGGGCTGGGTAAGTTAAGGTATTTGACGAGCAGTAGTGATGGGCAAATgcagcttcatgaaccatttgctgtattttttttaccccactagatggtgctcttggtttacttTGGGGCATGTTTTGAGCCTTTTaggaacagagagcaccatctagtggggtcagaaaatacagcaaatggtccTTGATGCTTCATTTGCCCAAATAACGAGCAGTGTCTGGGTCTTCGTCTAGGTGGGTCTGGGGCAGCTGCACCTGCACGGAGGACGAGGGGTGGAGCAGAATCATGAGGTAGTGTTCTCCACCTGTGTGGGCCTTCCTGTGCTGGGTGGTAACAAGCAGTGGCTGATATGGGCTACAGACTTTTCAGTATTCATGATGAGCATCACTTTCAAGCTGTTGCATGAGGCAGTTTTCCTAATGTGATGTGATTTttgttgtgcttttttaaatcatctataTTTCCAAATGCTGTGAGCGGTGTGATTGGTTACGAGCACCTAATTCTGACCACCCACCTGTGTGCCGCCCACAGAGGGCCTTTAAGTACTTCAGCCAGGCAGCGAGAGCCGGGAACAGTCACGCCATGGCCTTCCTGGGAAAGGTATGCTCTGCTCCCCATGGGTCTCTGGGATCTGTAGGAGTGTTCTGGGTGGTGGACGCCTGTATGGGTGCGGTGATGGTCGACTGTTTGGAGCTCACACTCTCTAAATGGGGGAGAAGGGGATCTCAGAGTATAAACTCAAACATTGTGTACGAAAATGGTGAGTGTTTAAGACAATGTCACGGACCTGCCATCCTGCGGTCACATGGTAGTCTCTTCCCTCTCCCACAGATGTACACGGAAGGCAGCAGTGTGACCCCCCAGAACAATGAGACTGCCCTGCACTACTTTAAGAAGGCAGCTGAGCTTGTGAGTGATCCCCTTAAGCAGCCACATGGGTGCCCCCCCCAATGAGACCTGAGCTTCTCTCCGTCTCTCCTCACAGGGCGACCCAGTGGGGCAAAGTGGGCTCGGCATGGCTTATCTACACGGCAGGGGCGTGCCTGTGGTGGGTGTCTGTAAGCCTAGCGGGATGCTACCCGTAAACGTGAGCCTGTTCTGGCTTAATCCTGCCCGGTGTAGCTGCAGGCATGGAGCCCGTTTTGCTGATGCGTCGATGCGTGCGCCTGTTCTGTACAGGACTTCGACTTGGCGCTGCAGTACTTCCAGAAGGCAGCAGAGCAGGGCTGGGTAGATGGACAGCTGCAGCTGGGTACCATGTACTACAGTGAGTGTTGTCTGTGGCGTCTGTTTCCCTTGAGGTCCGTCTGTGTGCGGTTGGCTGGGTGCCACAT
Encoded proteins:
- the sel1l gene encoding protein sel-1 homolog 1 isoform X3; the protein is MIFLMRPCPRSDEDVRFLSEGMRMSGEIRKYHGLNKKQNDLLAAAAIVAGSSVSPRSSEAHGETPSHSGARDLPPRHVPGEQVPVTLGGTGDGDPCQFPFLFLGREYSDCTADGRSDGRLWCATTYDYDHDRKWGFCETQEQAEQRLRVAEAEEVYQEAQRIIDRSSQGKEGYEMLVKAAHMGHTKATEKVASTMLLGEYLVQNISQAKVMFEKLVLEGSPKAQMALGFMYAAGLGVNSSQSKALVYYTFAALGGNLAAHMALGYRYWAGVGVPQNCESALTHYSEVARHVASEVSLTGGRAVQRIRFLDELDQPGTSSGMEEDLVQYYEYLAEKGDVQAQVGLGQLHLHGGRGVEQNHERAFKYFSQAARAGNSHAMAFLGKMYTEGSSVTPQNNETALHYFKKAAELGDPVGQSGLGMAYLHGRGVPVDFDLALQYFQKAAEQGWVDGQLQLGTMYYNGLGVEHDYKQALKYFTLASQAGHTLAFHSLAEMHAAGTGVMRSCHTAVELFKNVCERGRWADRLMVAYRNFKEGNVDAAVAQYLLLAEQGYEVAQSNVAFIFEQRRMKLFPESEMFPRALLYWSRAANQGYTVARIKVGDYHYYGYGTEADYETAAMHYRLASEQQHSAQAMFNLGYMHEEGLGVKQDVYLAKRFYDMAGEASADAQVPVYLALSKLTLLNHVKYLQGLDVKELLSWVELDELLGPEWDLYIMTVLALLLGTIIAYRQGQQLAGLRPLGQRGVPPDQPQEGVRGQPQP
- the sel1l gene encoding protein sel-1 homolog 1 isoform X2; the protein is MVAYLQALMQKVMNTAVLFVLLFAVSHGVTADLSDAPETENKKQNDLLAAAAIVAGSSVSPRSSEAHGETPSHSGARDLPPRHVPGEQVPVTLGGTGDGDPCQFPFLFLGREYSDCTADGRSDGRLWCATTYDYDHDRKWGFCETQEQAEQRLRVAEAEEVYQEAQRIIDRSSQGKEGYEMLVKAAHMGHTKATEKVASTMLLGEYLVQNISQAKVMFEKLVLEGSPKAQMALGFMYAAGLGVNSSQSKALVYYTFAALGGNLAAHMALGYRYWAGVGVPQNCESALTHYSEVARHVASEVSLTGGRAVQRIRFLDELDQPGTSSGMEEDLVQYYEYLAEKGDVQAQVGLGQLHLHGGRGVEQNHERAFKYFSQAARAGNSHAMAFLGKMYTEGSSVTPQNNETALHYFKKAAELGDPVGQSGLGMAYLHGRGVPVDFDLALQYFQKAAEQGWVDGQLQLGTMYYNGLGVEHDYKQALKYFTLASQAGHTLAFHSLAEMHAAGTGVMRSCHTAVELFKNVCERGRWADRLMVAYRNFKEGNVDAAVAQYLLLAEQGYEVAQSNVAFIFEQRRMKLFPESEMFPRALLYWSRAANQGYTVARIKVGDYHYYGYGTEADYETAAMHYRLASEQQHSAQAMFNLGYMHEEGLGVKQDVYLAKRFYDMAGEASADAQVPVYLALSKLTLLNHVKYLQGLDVKELLSWVELDELLGPEWDLYIMTVLALLLGTIIAYRQGQQLAGLRPLGQRGVPPDQPQEGVRGQPQP
- the sel1l gene encoding protein sel-1 homolog 1 isoform X1, with product MIFLMRPCPRSDEDVRFLSEGMRMSGEIRHLEFEIPVCGYISEDFDGSLCSAPFVYLSQEVPRTDLSDAPETENKKQNDLLAAAAIVAGSSVSPRSSEAHGETPSHSGARDLPPRHVPGEQVPVTLGGTGDGDPCQFPFLFLGREYSDCTADGRSDGRLWCATTYDYDHDRKWGFCETQEQAEQRLRVAEAEEVYQEAQRIIDRSSQGKEGYEMLVKAAHMGHTKATEKVASTMLLGEYLVQNISQAKVMFEKLVLEGSPKAQMALGFMYAAGLGVNSSQSKALVYYTFAALGGNLAAHMALGYRYWAGVGVPQNCESALTHYSEVARHVASEVSLTGGRAVQRIRFLDELDQPGTSSGMEEDLVQYYEYLAEKGDVQAQVGLGQLHLHGGRGVEQNHERAFKYFSQAARAGNSHAMAFLGKMYTEGSSVTPQNNETALHYFKKAAELGDPVGQSGLGMAYLHGRGVPVDFDLALQYFQKAAEQGWVDGQLQLGTMYYNGLGVEHDYKQALKYFTLASQAGHTLAFHSLAEMHAAGTGVMRSCHTAVELFKNVCERGRWADRLMVAYRNFKEGNVDAAVAQYLLLAEQGYEVAQSNVAFIFEQRRMKLFPESEMFPRALLYWSRAANQGYTVARIKVGDYHYYGYGTEADYETAAMHYRLASEQQHSAQAMFNLGYMHEEGLGVKQDVYLAKRFYDMAGEASADAQVPVYLALSKLTLLNHVKYLQGLDVKELLSWVELDELLGPEWDLYIMTVLALLLGTIIAYRQGQQLAGLRPLGQRGVPPDQPQEGVRGQPQP
- the sel1l gene encoding protein sel-1 homolog 1 isoform X5, translated to MIFLMRPCPRSDEDVRFLSEGMRMSGEIRHLEFEIPVCGYISEDFDGSLCSAPFVYLSQEVPRTDLSDAPETENKKQNDLLAAAAIVAGSSVSPRSSEAHGETPSHSGARDLPPRHVPGEQVPVTLGGTGDGDPCQFPFLFLGREYSDCTADGRSDGRLWCATTYDYDHDRKWGFCETQEQAEQRLRVAEAEEVYQEAQRIIDRSSQGKEGYEMLVKAAHMGHTKATEKVASTMLLGEYLVQNISQAKVMFEKLVLEGSPKAQMALGFMYAAGLGVNSSQSKALVYYTFAALGGNLAAHMALGYRYWAGVGVPQNCESALTHYSEVARHVASEVSLTGGRAVQRIRFLDELDQPGTSSGMEEDLVQYYEYLAEKGDVQAQVGLGQLHLHGGRGVEQNHERAFKYFSQAARAGNSHAMAFLGKMYTEGSSVTPQNNETALHYFKKAAELGDPVGQSGLGMAYLHGRGVPVDFDLALQYFQKAAEQGWVDGQLQLGTMYYNGLGVEHDYKQALKYFTLASQAGHTLAFHSLAEMHAAGTGVMRSCHTAVELFKNVCERGRWADRLMVAYRNFKEGNVDAAVAQYLLLAEQGYEVAQSNVAFIFEQRRMKLFPESEMFPRALLYWSRAANQGYTVARIKVGDYHYYGYGTEADYETAAMHYRLASEQQHSAQAMFNLGYMHEEGLGVKQDVYLAKRFYDMAGEASADAQVPVYLALSKLTLLNHVKYLQGLDGEAQEAGHQPCV